From a single Lolium rigidum isolate FL_2022 chromosome 7, APGP_CSIRO_Lrig_0.1, whole genome shotgun sequence genomic region:
- the LOC124671724 gene encoding uncharacterized protein At4g06744-like, whose translation MAGLLSGSRLARFCFLASCIALAAHTSDASRRDLIGISIGKGGGISIGIGGGGGSSPPKQQPPTSSEPQACDFENERIYRAYLVIQRFKRTITSDPQCITNTWTGTDVCGSYKGFFCEKPPNVNERALASVDFNGYMLQSASLVSFVDALPDLALFHANSNKFGGVVPNLRALQYFYELDLSNNKLAPCPFPTDVLGLTNSTFIDIRFNNFLGGLPAGLFCSFPIVEAIFVNNNKFDGKLPDNLGDSPVNYLSLANNQFTGPIPSSIARAANTLLEVLFLNNKLSGCLPYELGLLAKATVIDAGTNLLTGTIPASYACLRKVEQLNLANNLLYGVVPDALCRLAYDGHLTNLTLSGNYFTGLGACCWDLIKQGKLNVDRNCIPYAPNQRSHDECAGFFHRTKMTCPVSTHVPCYHKSYGVDAAAEEAKAAEEEAKYRTYSALKP comes from the coding sequence ATGGCAGGTCTGCTGAGCGGTAGCCGCCTCGCTCGCTTCTGCTTCTTGGCCTCCTGCATTGCGCTCGCGGCACACACCTCCGACGCCAGCCGGCGGGACCTCATCGGCATCAGCATCGGCAAAGGCGGGGGGAtcagcatcggcatcggcggtggtggaggcagctCGCCCCCGAAGCAGCAGCCGCCCACATCGTCCGAGCCGCAGGCATGCGACTTCGAGAACGAGCGGATATACAGGGCGTACCTCGTCATCCAGAGGTTCAAGAGGACGATTACCAGCGACCCCCAGTGCATCACCAACACCTGGACCGGCACCGATGTCTGCGGCTCCTACAAGGGCTTCTTCTGCGAGAAACCGCCCAACGTCAACGAGCGGGCCCTCGCCTCCGTCGACTTCAACGGCTACATGCTGCAGTCCGCCTCCTTGGTGAGCTTCGTGGACGCGCTCCCCGACCTCGCGCTCTTCCACGCCAACTCCAACAAGTTCGGCGGCGTCGTGCCCAACCTCAGGGCGCTGCAGTACTTCTACGAGCTCGACCTGAGCAACAACAAGCTCGCGCCCTGCCCCTTCCCGACGGACGTGCTGGGGCTCACCAACTCCACCTTCATCGACATCCGGTTCAACAACTTCCTCGGCGGGCTGCCGGCGGGGCTCTTCTGCTCGTTCCCGATCGTGGAGGCCATCTTCGTCAACAACAACAAGTTCGACGGCAAGCTCCCGGACAACCTGGGCGACTCCCCCGTGAACTACCTCTCCCTCGCCAACAACCAGTTCACGGGACCGATCCCCTCCTCCATCGCCCGCGCCGCCAACACGCTCCTCGAGGTGCTCTTCCTCAACAACAAGCTCAGCGGCTGCCTCCCGTACGAGCTCGGCCTGCTCGCCAAGGCCACCGTCATCGACGCCGGCACGAACCTGCTCACGGGCACCATCCCGGCGTCCTACGCGTGCCTGCGGAAGGTGGAGCAGCTCAACCTGGCGAACAACCTCCTCTACGGCGTGGTGCCcgacgcgctctgccgcctcgccTACGACGGCCACCTCACCAACCTCACGCTCTCCGGCAACTACTTCACGGGGCTCGGGGCGTGCTGCTGGGACCTGATCAAGCAGGGGAAGCTCAACGTCGACCGCAACTGCATCCCTTATGCGCCCAACCAGCGGTCGCACGACGAGTGTGCCGGGTTCTTCCACAGGACCAAGATGACCTGTCCCGTCAGCACCCATGTCCCGTGCTACCACAAGAGCTACGGTGtggacgccgccgcggaggaggccaaggcggcggaggaggaggccaagtaCCGGACCTACTCGGCGCTGAAACCGTGA